A window of the Sciurus carolinensis unplaced genomic scaffold, mSciCar1.2, whole genome shotgun sequence genome harbors these coding sequences:
- the Cabp5 gene encoding calcium-binding protein 5, with amino-acid sequence MQLPSGPACIFLRKGIAEKQRERPLGQDEIEELREAFLEFDKDRDGFISHKDLGNLMRTMGYMPTEMELTELGQQVRMNLGGRVDFEDFVELMTPKLLAETAGMIGVQEMRDAFKEFDTNGDGEITLAELQQAMQRLLGERLTPREISEFVQEADVNGDGTVDFEEFVKMMSR; translated from the exons ATGCAGCTCCCCTCGGGCCCCGCCTGCATCTTCCTGAGGAAGGGCATCGCGGAGAAGCAGCGG GAGAGGCCCCTGGGACAGGACGAGATCGAAG AGCTCCGGGAAGCATTTCTAGAGTTTGACAAGGACCGAGATGGGTTCATCTCCCATAAGGATTTGGGGAATCTCATGAGGACAATGGGTTACATGCCCACAGAGATGGAATTGACCGAACTGGGCCAGCAAGTCCGCATGAACT TGGGGGGCCGTGTGGACTTCGAGGACTTTGTGGAGCTGATGACCCCCAAGTTGCTTGCAGAAACGGCTGGGATGATTGGTGTCCAGGAGATGCGAGACGCCTTCAAGGAG TTTGACACCAATGGAGACGGGGAGATCACGCTGGCGGAACTGCAGCAGGCCATGCAGAGGCTTCTGGGAGAAAGGCTCACCCCCCGGGAGATCTCCGAGTTTGTCCAGGAGGCCGACGTCAATGGAGATGGCACCGTTGACTTCGAAG AGTTTGTGAAGATGATGTCCCGCTGA